The Cydia strobilella chromosome 26, ilCydStro3.1, whole genome shotgun sequence sequence cgtgccacgaaaatcacgaaaatttgattctcaaacagatggcgccactacctttggcctactctcggatagatggcgttgacggtttcttttgttatttaacaattttaacgcatatcagtgaaagaatatggtcaaaatcatataaaataaataattttatggtatttttatatatccttatttttagttttaatcatgtgtcgatagatggcagtgaatttactgtggctacaaaatttactatgacagtaccgctctatcttattatatcctctttggtattattAACAACTAGCCCGCTTCGGACGGGTTGtgcaaaaccttaacaaattatccacctaaaccttcctcaagaatcactctattgataggtgaaaaccgcttgaaaatccgtttagtagtttttgagtttatcgcgaacatacatacaggcagacgcggcgggggactttgttttataaggtgtagtgatagaGATCCCGctagattttttagggttccgtacccgaagggtaaaaacggaaccctattaccaaagatagatataactccgtaatagatggatacagtctaaggaaaaaacgtgccccaaaaatcaagaaaatttgattctcgttcagagggcgctactagttttggcccacagtcgtatagatggcgttgacggtttcgtctgttatctaacaattttaacgcatatcagtgaaagaacatgggtcaaaatcataaaaataattaatgcaaataaaaaaaatcatttatctatatttaaatatattctatcgtatttttataaatcttcatttttagttttaaagtgtgtcgacagatggcagttaatttactggggttacaaaatttactatgacagtaccgctctagtataagttactctatgctattactaagactccgctttcggtctgtccgtttgtcaccaggctgtatctcacgaaccgtgatagctagacagttgaaattttcacagatgatgtatttctgttgccgctatgacagcaaaaactaaaaacagaatacaataaatatttaagtggggctcccatacaacaaacgtgatttttttgcctttttttgcgtaatggtacggaacccttcgtgcgcgagcccgactcgcacttggccggttttttttaatcgtaATTCATACGTCCACACCAAAGACTTTGGATGTTCATACACTTTATACTTATTTCACTAATCAacatttattacttatattttttttgcctcGCCTATAATATTAGATGCAGCCACAAAATCTTCAATCTCGACGTTTTTGCGAAGTCTAAAAAAACCATCTTCTCTTCTCATCATCTTTCTAAGTATTCTCCTTTCAGCCACCAGGAGCTTGTTTCGTTCTTTAAGTGTTAGTGTCCAAGTCTCGCATCCGTACTAGGGaacacaaaaaccggacaaaattcaaaaccggttattaaccgaaaaaCATGACACAAAACCGGTTAAAAACCGGTTTTACaaaaaacattgtaaaatattatttctgaATATTTTTTCAGCGCTTTAGGGTTCTAACTAGATGTTCTGCTTTACTTTATGGCTCCtttacactatcggcgatgatataCGATGACTGCAtggcgggcacgatagtgtagaggagaaATTAAGTATTCAATTTCGATATGTGCACATAATGATAAGATcataaaatgagaaaaaaaatggtGGTAGGTAAACTGGGTAGTTGACTAGGTAAcagttttgtagtttttttttgtgttggtctagttatagttaacgctatctctactgagctcgttcagttacctgtactaacaatggcattctgttaaacaaaagccattatttcttttgtgtcagcacgtggcctttgtgcctgaggctcacacacaattggccacgcgcgcaggcacaaaggccacgcgctgacacaaaagaaataatggcttttgtttaacataatgccattgttagtacaggtaactgaacgagctcagtagagataacGTTAACTTTTAGTTAGACATTACATATTTGATTATAACTAGGTATATAGGGAGGTACATGTTACAGATTATTACCTCTTTTCCATTTGGAATGCTTAGGTACATCTATGTTATCATTATCGCGCTATGAACTTTAGttaatttgttataaatgtGTAACTAATTTAATTCTCATCGATAAATTACGGCTTCGCTCATTATTCCGTTTTTGAGTAAAAATAAATGCTGTTTGTTTCATCACGGATATTACGTTTACTTTACAAGTATTCTAACTACTGTCAGGATTACACACAggacacataaaaaataatgaggATAGCATTAACAgcttccaaaaaaatatttaatgtatggttttcacattgaaaaataataaataatacataacgATTGcattacgtttaaaataatttaactttaaagcTATTTTATACCTTTTTAGGTCGTTTCATACGATAAATATCATttcggttattaaccggttgTTGGCTccaaaaaccggtttttaaccGAGCATAAAATGTCTCGGTTAACCGGTTTTTCGgttaaccggtttgcattccctaatccGTACATGAGTATCGGCCTCATGACCGATGTTGTTCTTAGCTATGTTCGTTAAAAATCGATCCAGAAGGATATctcctatttattttaacagtGCAACATGTCGTTCAAACGCGCTGCGGCGTACGACCTGCACCACCGCCGCAAGCACCTCGGGCAGCGCTTCAGCGCCGCGGGCCGCCACGTGGTGCGCCGCACGCCCGGCCACTTcgtgtgcgagcagtgcggcCGCGTGCTCACGGTGAGTGTGTGTGCAACACCGACATGTACCTACACACGACTGCACACCGCCGCAAGCACCTCGGGCAGCGCTTCAGCGCCGCGGGCCGCCACGTGGTGCGCCGCACGCCCGGCCACTTcgtgtgcgagcagtgcggcCGCGTGCTCACGGTGAGTGTGTGTGCAACACCGACATGTACCTACACACGACTGCACACCGCCGCAAGCACCTCGGGCAGCGCTTCAGCGCCGCGGGCCGCCACGTGGTGCGCCGCACGCCCGGCCACTTcgtgtgcgagcagtgcggcCGCGTGCTCACGGTGAGTGTGTGTGCAACACCGACATGTACCTACACACGACTGCACACCGCCGCAAGCACCTCGGGCAGCGCTTCAGCGCCGCGGGCCGCCACGTGGTGCGCCGCACGCCCGGCCACTTcgtgtgcgagcagtgcggcCGCGTGCTCACGGTGAGTGTGTGTGCAACACCGACATGTACCTACACACGACTGCACACCGCCGCAAGCACCTCGGGCAGCGCTTCAGCGCCGCGGGCCGCCACGTGGTGCGCCGCACGCCCGGCCACTTcgtgtgcgagcagtgcggcCGCGTGCTCACGGTGAGTGTGTGTGCAACACCGACATGTACCTACACACGACTGCACACCGCCGCAAGCACCTCGGGCAGCGCTTCAGCGCCGCGGGCCGCCACGTGGTGCGCCGCACGCCCGGCCACTTcgtgtgcgagcagtgcggcCGCGTGCTCACGGTGAGTGTGTGTGCAACACCGACATGTACCTACACACGACCTGCACACCGCCGCAAGCACCTCGGGCAGCGCTTCAGCGCCGCGGGCCGCCACGTGGTGCGCCGCACGCCCGGCCACTTcgtgtgcgagcagtgcggcCGCGTGCTCACGGTGAGTGTGTGTGCAACACCGACATGTACCTACACACGACCTGCACACCGCCGCAAGCACCTCGGGCAGCGCTTCAGCGCCGCGGGCCGCCACGTGGTGCGCCGCACGCCCGGCCACTTcgtgtgcgagcagtgcggcCGCGTGCTCACGGTAAGTGTGTGTGCAACACCGACATGTACCTACACACGACTGCACACCGCCGCAAGCACCTCGGGCAGCGCTTCAGCGCCGCGGGCCGCCACGTGGTGCGCCGCACGCCCGGCCACTTcgtgtgcgagcagtgcggcCGCGTGCTCACGGTGAGTGTGTGTGCAACACCGACATGTACCTACACACGACTGCACACCGCCGCAAGCACCTCGGGCAGCGCTTCAGCGCCGCGGGCCGCCACGTGGTGCGCCGCACGCCCGGCCACTTcgtgtgcgagcagtgcggcCGCGTGCTCACGGTGAGTGTGTGTGCAACACCGACATGTACCTACACACGACCTGCACACCGCCGCAAGCACCTCGGGCAGCGCTTCAGCGCCGCGGGCCGCCACGTGGTGCGCCGCACGCCCGGCCACTTcgtgtgcgagcagtgcggcCGCGTGCTCACGGTAAGTGTGTGTGCAACACCGACATCTACCTACACACGACTGCACACCGCCGCAAGCACCTCGGGCAGCGCTTCAGCGCCGCGGGCCGCCACGTGGTGCGCCGCACGCCCGGCCACTTcgtgtgcgagcagtgcggcCGCGTGCTCACGGTGAGTGTGTGTGCAACACCGACATCTACCTACACACGACTGCACACCTCCGCAAGCACCTCGGGCAGCGCTGTGTTACACAaactttttttggttttttgctTAGGTGTAAGCAGGCCCCTAGGCTCCGATCACTTGCATATACATACACAAATTAATTACAACAAACGAATACATTGTTCAAACAACTCCAATCGCTCGAAGGTTAACTGGTAGAGACCCCAGTAAAGGATAAGTTGGCCTTTGTGTTAAATGCTAGGAATTAGACTTAAATTGGCGTGAATATTCCTAGCCGGGCCAGTtctgttgaaatgaaatgagtacataatggggtccctttgtttgacataattatgtaaagtcgtgatgtaatgattgtcatattatcattagtcataattttgaaaccgttaacttttcaggttatcctatagataggataggtttgttttatggcaatcctgaaaagttacgcgtttccgagaaaaatcaaattatgactaacaaaaatgtggtcaaacaatacattatgatgacttaattcaattatttatttcaaatcattttAATCTATATCCAtgtgacttaaaactatatgggaaacaatagagacccaaacataatacatatacatatgtgccattttcaatcaaaaggggtacttattgtcgcttgccagtaaggcgctatttccatacagcttcaattagaaatcaaccttatcgacaagcgacaatgtggtaccttttggttgaaaacgtcacatattatcaACTAAGTTAACCAAGTTAAGTTGACAGGGACGGATCCAGGGGGAGGGGTCATGACCTGCCTAGgagaagtttatttttttattaacaattaacaaaacaattcatattgatatttatttgactttgtgatgaatttattttgctattgatatttgatgatgattttgatatgtattgacatttgtatataatagttgacgatcataatataaattcgtatagattagttaaaataatttataatgttattttaatattatgaaataaataaatctaaatctattttttttgtagtccCGCCAAGGGCTGCGCTACCACCTGCGGGACCACAAGGGCCTCAACCTGAAGCTGTTCACGTGCCCCGAGTGCAACAAGACCTTCGCCGCAAAGCACATGAGAGATGTAAGGGTGAACAGATTAAAAAATAGACTTAAAACCCATACAATCCAATTTACGCTGTTCCTACATGGAACTTCGCTAAAATTTTCTctttctaaaaattgttacagaGCGAATTTATACCAATGAAAactgtatattttaaatatcatcGGTACGGTGACACATGTCATTTCAATACAAATATCTGGgcgaccgagctttgctcggaatacatataaaatctcaaaaatgcgcgttttcccagagataagacctggCTAGatagatttttcgcccccgaaaacctccatatagcaaatttcatcgacatcgctagagccgtttccgagatccccgaaatatataaatactagctttagcccgcgacttcgtctgcgtggaattagtaccTAATTTGggttcttaaacaaatctgctttttaatccatccttttttcacccccaaattggtccacactatacatttccatccCATTTTTtatacccttaagggatgatttcggggataaaagttattctatatcctttcccacagctcaaactatccccatcatcatcatcatgtcagccgatagacatccactgctggacataggcctcccccaaggctcgccactccgaccgatccccataccaagtttcatctaaatcggttcagcggttattgattccccatacaaatttccaccccccttttcacccccttgaggggtgagttctgggacaaaaagtatcctatgtccttccccgggactcaaactatctgtataccaaatttaactaaatcggttcagcggtttaagcgtgaagaggtaacacacagacagacagacagacagactttcgcatttataatattagtatggatatatagatagatagatttttaaagatttatc is a genomic window containing:
- the LOC134753016 gene encoding zinc finger protein 846-like, with the translated sequence MYLHTTAHRRKHLGQRFSAAGRHVVRRTPGHFVCEQCGRVLTHLGQRFSAAGRHVVRRTPGHFVCEQCGRVLTHLGQRFSAAGRHVVRRTPGHFVCEQCGRVLTHLGQRFSAAGRHVVRRTPGHFVCEQCGRVLTVSVCATPTCTYTRPAHRRKHLGQRFSAAGRHVVRRTPGHFVCEQCGRVLTVSVCATPTCTYTRPAHRRKHLGQRFSAAGRHVVRRTPGHFVCEQCGRVLTHLGQRFSAAGRHVVRRTPGHFVCEQCGRVLTHLGQRFSAAGRHVVRRTPGHFVCEQCGRVLTCVCNTDIYLHTTAHRRKHLGQRFSAAGRHVVRRTPGHFVCEQCGRVLTSRQGLRYHLRDHKGLNLKLFTCPECNKTFAAKHMRDWHMRSHTGEKPYQCPECPLAFSLNSNFKRHHKAVHLGQRKSIPCNICGRVFTTTSCVRVHVNAVHRGMPWPKRNRDRARGKAEPKSPLNNK